A window of Dehalococcoidia bacterium genomic DNA:
ATAACTGGTATGCCACCATCGGCGGGGGCGTGGGCAACACCGCCAGCGGCGATTGGGCCACCATCGGCGGGGGCGAGGGCAACACCGCCAGCTGGTGGTACACCACCATCGGCGGGGGCCAGTTCAACACCGCCAGCGGCACTCTGGCCACCATCGGCGGGGGACAGAGCAACATCGCCAGCGGCACTCTGGCCACCATCGGCGGGGGACAGAGCAACACCGCCAGCGGCGGGGCTGCCACCATCGGCGGGGGCGAGCGCAACACCGCCAGCTGGTGGTACACCACCATCGGCGGGGGCCGTTACAACACCGCCAGCGCCGACTCTGCTACCATCGGCGGGGGCCGTTACAACACCGCCAGCGCCGACTCTGCTACCATCGGCGGGGGCGTGGGCAACACCGCCAGCGGCGATTGGGCCACCATCGGCGGGGGCCAGTTCAACACCGCCAGCGGCACTCTGGCCACCATCGGCGGGGGCCAGAGCAACACCGCCAGCGGATGGTCTGCTACCATCGGCGGGGGACAGAGCAACATCGCCAGCGGCGCCTATGCTACCGTCCCCGGAGGCAGGGGCAACACCGCCTCCGGTAACTACGCCTTCGCCACCGGCCGGCGGGCCCAAGCCACCCACGAGGGCTCCTTCGTCTGGGGCGACGCCACCGACGCCGATGTCGCCTCCTCCGCCCCCAACCAGACCACCTTCCGCTCCACAGGCGGCTTCCGCATCTTCACCAACACCGCCCTGTCCACCGGCGTCCAGGTGCCAGCGGGGGGCAACTCCTGGGCCTCCATCAGCGACCGCGCCCTCAAGGACAACCTGACCCCGGTGGATGGGCAGGATGTCCTGCGCCGTCTGCTGGGGGTGCCGGTGTATACCTACACCCTCAAGAGCCAGGACCCCTCAGTGAAGCACATGGGGCCGGTGGCCCAGGACTTCGCCCGTGCCTTCGGGCTGGGGGAGGACGAGCGCTACATCGGGAGCGCCAATGCCGACGGGGTGCTGATGGCAGCTTTGCAAGGCCTGGCCCTGCGCCTGCAGGAGCGGGAGGCCGAACTGGCCCGCCAGAAGGAGGAGATGGACGCCTTGAAGGCTCGTCTCGGCACCCTAGAGGCCCTCGTTGCCGCCCTGCTGACGACCAGCCAACGGCCCTAGCCGGTGCTCCCCGCAACCCATCCTGGAGGGGTGGGGGGGTGGTGGAGCCCCACCCCACCCCTCCAGCCTTTTTTGACGACGCCGGCTGCGCCATCCGCCCCCCTTGACTGTGTCCCCTAGTCCCCTTACGCTCCTTCCCGAGGAGGGGCAGTGTATCCCAGGGACAACCCCCACGGGGAGACGACAACAGTCAGCGTTCCCGCCGTCCGCAGCGTCGGGCTGCGCGCCTGGGCGCTGGTGCGTGCCCTGCGCCCCAAACAGTGGGCCAAAAACATCCTCGTCTTCCTCCCCTTCGCCTTCAGCGTCCACGAACGGTGGAGCCCCGACCAGCCAGGGGAGGCCGCCCTCCTGCTCGGCCAGGCGTCCCTCACCTTTCTCCTCTTCTGCCTGCTCTCCTCGGCCGTCTACCTGGTCAACGACGCCGTGGATGCCCCGCGCGACCGCCTCCATCCCCGCAAGCGCTATCGCCCCATCGCCTCGGGGGCACTCCCCGTAGGGGTAGCGTGGATTGCGGCGGGCCTGTTAGCCGTTGCTGGCGTTGCGGGCTCCTTTGTGCTGGGCCCGGGGCTGGGAGGGGTCGCCTTGATCTACCTGGCCTCCACCACCGCCTACACCTTCCTCCTGAAGCGCCTGGTGCTCCTGGATGTGATGGCCCTCAGCGCGGGCTACATCCTGCGGGCGGTGGCCGGGGCGGTGGCTCTGGCCGCCCCCATCTCCCCGTGGCTCTATGTGGTAACGGGTCTGGGGGCCCTCCTTATCGGCATCGGCAAACGGCGTAATGAACTGGCCCTGGCGCAAGGCTCCGCCTCCCACCAGCGCCCCGTCCTGGGGCAGTATACGCTCCCCCTCCTGGATCAACTCCTGGCTATCGCCGCCACCTCCACCCTGGTGGCCTACATCCTCTACACCTTCACCGCCCCCAACGCCCCCCGCAACCACGCCCTTATGCTCACCATCCCCTTCGTGCTGTTCGGCCTCTTTCGCTACCTCTACCTGGTCTACTCCCGCAACATGGGCGAGGCCCCCGAGGATGTGCTCCTCACCGATAAGCCCATCCTCATCGCCGTGGGGCTGTGGCTCCTAACGGCCGTTGTGGTGCTGGGGCTGATGCGCTAACCCTACCCGCCGTATTTCTTGCGGAAGTAGGGGATAACGTGCAGACCGAACAGTTCTATCACCCGCAGGGTGTGGTAGTTCTCCATCCCCGGCCACTGCACCCGAAAGAGGAAGAAGTTGGCCCCCAAACGCTGGTGGTAGCGCTCTATCTCAGCGATAGCGTCCTCGGGAGTGCCCAAAATGAAGCGTTCCCGCGCCAACTCCTCAAAGGGCACCTGGAAGGACTCCTGCCCCGGCAAGGCCCGGTCCTGCCCCCACTCGGCATAGGCGCGGTATTTGCCCTCCAAGTAGGGGCGGGCCAAGCGCCACGCCTCCTCCCGCGTGGGGGCAATGAACAGTTCCCGCCCCAGGGGGATGTCGGCGGGCGGGGTGTGGCCCGCCCTCTGCACCTCCTGCCGATAGAGGGCCATCTGACGCTCTATGGTGGGCAGGGCAGCGTGGGGATTGATGAACCACGGGTGCCCCAGGCGCGCCGCCCGCAGGATAGCACTGTCGTTATTGGCGGCAATCCAAATGGGGGGATAGGGCTTCTGCAGGGGACGGATGGTGCACACCGCCTCCCGCACGCGGAAGTGCTGGCTTTCAAAGGTTACCTGGGGCTGGGTCCACAGGCGCTTCACCAGGTCTAACGCCTCTAGAAACCGCCCGACGCGATGGCGGCGCTCCACCCCGAACGCCTCATACTCAATGTCCCGGTAGCCCAACCCCACCCCGAAAATCACCCTCCCCTCGCTGATGATGTCCAAAGTGGCCACGCTCTCCGCCACCTCCACAGGGTTGAGCATGGAGAGCAGAAGCACCCCCGTTACCAGGCGCATGGTCCCCGTCTCGGCTGCCAGACGGGCCAGGAAAGGAACGGCTTGGAGGCTCTGGTAGGGCGGAGAGAGGAAATGTTGGCCCGTGGCGATGGCATCAAAGCCGGCATCCCGCGCCAGGCGCACCTGGTGCATCGCCTCCCGAAACCGCCGCACCGGGGAGTCCGTTACCGGATGCTGGGGAATCACATACAGACCAAAGCGCACCATACCATCCCTCCACACAACGGTAAGGACACCCTAGCGTCCTCCCGCCTTCGCCGTGCTCCCTTATCACGGCACACCTTGGGCCGATGTGGGGGTGGGCGTGGGCCATCGCCTCACTAGGGCGTCACCTCTATCCGGATGTGGGGGGCATAGGTGCGCAGGGTCTCCAGGAAGCCCCGCTCGTCGGCGGGGCTCACCACCACCTCGTGCCAAAAGCGTCCTTTGACCTCCAGCACCAGGTTGCGGTGGGAGAAGGCCCCCCGCAAGCGCATCACACGAAACGAAGACGACAGGTGCACCCAGCCGCCCCTGCGCACCCGATGCACCCCCTCTAAAGGCACTGTCCAGCGGAACACCCCCACACGCACCACCAAGCGGTCGCTCTCCACCTGGTAACCCGATCCCCAGAACAATCCCCCCACCACAGCCAACCCCAACCCCGTGATGAACAGCCCCACCAGCCGATCCTGGCCCCGCTCCAGCACCAAAACAAGCACAAACATCACCCCCAGCATGCCCACCGGGAACACCAGGAGCCACCAATCAATGTGCGGGCGGAACCAGCGCGCTGGCATGGCGTCCGTAAGGCTTACAGGAGCCCCTCTCGCTCAAAGAAGCGCCCCAACACCCGCACCCCTTCGTAGATATCCTCCAGCTTGGGGTAGGCGAAGCAGAGGCGCAGGCAGTTCTTCCCCTTCCCCTCGGGGGAGAACAGGCTCCCGTTGTAGTAACTGACACCCGCCTGCAGCGCCTTCTCCTGGACGGCGGCCGTATCGGCCCCCTCCCGCAGGCGCACCCAGATGTACATCCCACCTCGCGGGCGACTCCACTGGGCCCGCGGGCCAAAAGCCTCCCCCAAAGCGGACAGCATGGCATCCCGCTTGCGCCGCAGGCCATCAATCAACTCCTGCACATGGGGTTTACGGTGCTCCCGTAGATAGCGGTAAACCACCATCGCCGCCAGGTGGTTGGTGCCCGCGTCCAACTTGATGGTCGTCAGACGCTCCATGACCTCCGTAGGAGCCACCACCCACCCCAAGCGCACCCCCGGAGCCACGATCTTGGAGAAGGAACTGGCGTACAGCACCGCCCCATCCGCCCCCGGCAAACTGGCGATGGCGGGAATGTTGTCCCCCTCTATGCGCAGATCCACATAACAATCGTCCTCCAGAATGGGAAAGCCGTAGGCGTGGGCCAGTTCTATCAGACGGCGCCGACGCTCCACGGGCAACTCACTCCCCTGGGGGTTTTGGAAGGTGGGGATGGTATACAGCAGTTTGGGCCTCAACCCGAAGCGCTTGAGTGTGGCCAGGGTCTCCTCCAAGGCGTCCATGCGCATCCCCTGCTGGTCGCAGGGGATGCCGATGACCCGCGCCCCAAACCGCCGCAGGGAGCGCAAAGTGCCCAGGTAGAAGAAGTCCTCCGTCAACACAATATCACCCGGGTCCAGCAGCGCCTCAAAGATCAGGTTCAACCCCTGCATAGACCCGCTGGTCAAGAGCACATGGTCGCGGTCGGTGCGGATGCCCCGGTCCTCCGCCAGTTTCTCCACAATGAGGTCACGCAGGCCTTCGTGTCCCATGGCGGGGGGATAAAGGGCCAGGGAGCGCCCCTCCGCCTGTAGAGCCTGAGCCATGGCCTGGGCCAAATCGTCCAAGGGGAGCAGGTCAGGGTCCGGGTAGGCCACAGCAAAGTCGTAGCGGGCGTGGGTGGGGGCACGGCGCACCGGGGCAGGTGTGCGCTGGCTGAAAAGACCCTCATAGCGGAAGGGACACATCCCATCCTCCTCGTGTAGGCGTTAGGTGTAGTGTAGCCTGGAGCGTGTCCAGGTGCAACCCGCTTGCCCTTCCGCCACCTCCTTGCCAATAGTTGACAGACCCCCCTAGAACTGGTAGGCTACAGGGCCAAAAGGGACTGACGGGGTATCGGGAAACGCCCGCTTTCTGACGGAGGACCCATGACCACCGGCGTCATTGTCTTGGGCAAGATGACCCCCGCTGCCACGCACATCCTCACCCCCGAGGCGCAGGCCTTTTTGGCCGACCTGGCCCGGGAGTTTGAAGCGGGGCGCCGCGCCCTTTTACAGGCCCGCGTGGCGCGCCAAGCCGAAGTCGACCAAGGCCACCTGCCCGATTTCCGCCCCGAAACCCGCGGCATCCGCGAACAGCCCTGGCGCGTGCCCCCTGCCCCCAAAGACCTCCTCAACCGCCGCGTGGAAATCACCGGCCCCACCGACCGTAAGATGTTCATCAACGCCCTCAACTCGGGGGCCAATATCTACATGACCGACTTCGAGGACGCCCACTCCCCCGCCTGGGAGCCAACCCTGGAGGGGCAACTGAACATCTATGAAGGGGTGCGCCGCACCATCTCCTTTCAAGAGGCCGATGGGCGTGTCTACCGCCTCAACCCCGAGACCGCTACCCTGTGCGTGCGCCCCCGGGGCATCCACCTTCCCGAACGCCACCTGCTGGTGGACGGTCAACCCATCGCGGGCTTCCTGTTTGATGTGGGCCTGTTCCTGTTCCACAACGCCCACGCCCTCCTGGAGCGGGGGTCGGGGCCGTATCTGTACATCCCCAAACTGCAGGGGCACCTGGAGGCCCGCTGGGTCAACCAGGTGCTGGACTACGCCGAGGAACGCCTGGGCCTCCCCAAAGGGTGCATCCGCGTCACGGTGCTCATTGAGCACATCTGGGCCACCTTTGAGATGGAGGAAATCCTCTACCAACTGCGCTCCCGCATCACGGGCCTTAACCTGGGACGGTGGGACTACATCTTCAGCGTCATCAAGACCTTCCGCGCCCACCCCTGGGCACTCCTGCCCGACCGCTCCGCCGTGACCATGACCACCCCCTTCCTGAAGGCGGCGGCGGAGATGCTGGTGGCCGTGTGCCACAAGCGGGGTGCCCATGCCCTCGGAGGCATGTCCGCCTACATCCCCCGCCGGGGCGACCCGGGTGCTAACGAGCGCGCCCTCGCCCAGGTGCGCGCCGACAAGGAGCGGGAGGCCGCGCAAGGCTTTGACGGCGCATGGGTTGCCCACCCAGACCTCGTCCCCGTTGTGCGGGAGGTCTTTGACCGCGCCTTCTCCGGCCCCCACCAGCTGGACCGCATCCCGGAGGTGCGCGTCACCGCCCGCGACCTGCTGGACCTCCCCAAAGGCGACATCACCGAGGCCGGCGTGCGCAACAACATCAGTGTCTCCCTGCTCTACCTGCAGTCGTGGCTGTTGGGACGCGGGGCGGCGGCCATCTACAACCTCATGGAGGACACCGCCACCGCCGAAATCGCCCGCTCCCAGATTTGGCAGTGGCTCCACTTCCGGGCGCGCCTGGCCGATGGGCGCATCGTTACCCCCGCCCTGTACTACACCCTGCGCACCGAGGAGGCCCAGAAAATCCTTCAGGCCCAGGGCCACGCCCAGGCCGAGGCCCTCTCCAAGGCCGTAGACATTTTGGACTCCCTGGTCACCTCCCCCGACTGCGTGGAGTTCCTCACCCTCCCCGCCTATCGCGCCCTGGGGTAAGGGCCCCTTATGGCAAGCCCGCTCCCGCGGGGGCTTCCTGGGGGGCGTTCGCCCCCCTTTACTTCTCCCTGGCCCCCTGCTAGCATGGGTTATGTCGGGGGGAGGTGTTGGCACATGGTAACGCCTACCAAGCCGCTCACCATCACCATCACACCCAAGGCCGCCGAGAAGGTTCGCTACTTCGCCGAGAAGGAGGGCCTGCAGGAGTTCGGCCTCCGGGTGGCCGTCAAGGGCGGGGGATGCTCGGGCTTGATGTACACCCTCTCCCTGGAAAAGGAACCCCGCCCCGAGGACAAGGTCATTGAACAGCACGGCATCCGCCTCTTTGTGGATAAAAAGTCGTATGTTTTCCTAGCGGGCACCACCCTGGACTTCACCGACGGCCTCAACGGGAAGGGCTTCGTATTCCAAAACCCCAACGCCAAAAGCGTCTGTGGGTGTGGCAACTCCTTCTCCGTCTAGCGCGGACGCCCCCGTGCCCCTGCGCAGCCCCCTTTACCCCCTCCATATGGCAACGGGGCCGTCTTTGTGCCTTATAGACGGCTGGGAAATCCCCTTCGCCTGGACCTCCCCACAAACCGAGGCCCAGGTGGCCCGTCACGCCTGCGCCCTGTGGGACCGCTCCCCTTGGGGACGCCTGGGGGCCACAGGCAAAGACGCCCTGGACCTCCTCAACCGCCTCTCCACTAACCGCCTGGACGACCTCTCCCCTGGGCAAGGCCGTCAGACCGTCCTCACCACCCCCAAGGGGCGATGCATAGATTGGCTCTGGGTCTTTCGCCTCCCCGACGGCCTCCTTCTCCTCACCAGCCCGGGGGCCGAGGAGGCCGTCGCCTCCTGGCTAGACACCTACACCATCCTAGAGGAAGTCTCCCTCACCTCCCTCACAGGCACCACAGCCCTGATAGGCGTCCTGGGGCCGCAGGCGTCGGACCTGCTGGGAGCGCTCCTGCCCACCATGCCCCACAAGATGGACAAGGGCACCCTGTGGGAGGGGCAGTGGCAGGGCGTGCCCCTGACCCTCCTGCGCACCGATGCTCTGGCCCTGCCCCAGTGGGATGTGCTGGTGTCGGCGGAGCAGGCCCCCCGCCTGTGGAACGCCCTGCGGGAGCGAGGGGCGGAGCCTATAGGTTTTGGAGCGGAGGAAATCCTGCGCGTGGCCGCCGGCATCCCCCGCCGGGGGAGGGAACTCACCGAAGCCTATAACCCCCTAGAGGCGGGGGTGTGGGAGAGCGTCTCCTTCAGCAAGGGGTGCTACATTGGGCAAGAGGTGCTGGCCCGCCTGAAGACCTACGGGAAAATCCAGAAGGCCCTGGCCCGCCTGGCCCTAAGCGCCCCCGTGCTCCCTGGCACACCCCTCTGGGCCGAGGGCACAAAGGTGGGTGTGGTAACCTCGTGCGTTGAAGATACCGATGGCCCCCGCGCCCTAGCCTACCTCACCCGCCCCCTGCTGGAGGTTGGGCGCACGGTGGAAGCCGTTCCCTCCCCCGGGCGCACCGTCGCAGGGCGTGTGGAGTGGGCACCCGTTTTACCACCTGCCTACCAGGTTCCGACGGGCGCGGGGCTTGAACAAGACGACGCCGCCTTTTAAATGATACCTGCCCGCGTGGCCAGGTAAACCGCCTGGGCCCTATCCCCCACCCCCAGTTTGGCGAAGATGCGCCCAATCATGTTTTTCACTGTCCCCTCCGAGTAGTGCAGGTCTTGCGCGATCTGGGCGTTGGACTGGCCCTGGGCCATCCGTCGGAGCACCTCCCGCTCGGTAGGGGTCAACGCAGCGATGCGCTGTCCCTCCTCTGGGGTCAGGGGTGGCCCAGATGCCGCCAGCGCCTTCACCAACGCCGGCCATAAGGACGCATCCACGATGCTCCCCCCGTCCATAATGGTACGGATGTCCCGCACCAGGCTTTCGGGAGAGACGCTTTTGAGCCGATAGCCCGCCGCCCCTGCCAAAAGGGCCCGTTTCAGATACTCGGGGTCGTCTAACCCCGTGAGGATAATCACACGACAGGTGGGCACCGCCGTGTGCACCGCCCGCGCCGCCTCCAGCCCATCCATATCCGGGAGGCGCACATCCATCAGCACCACATCCGGCCGCAGGGTGCGGGCCAAGGCAATACCCTCCTGCCCCGTCCCGGCCTCCCCCACCACTTGTATGTCGGGCTGACTGCTCAGCACCGTTTTTATGCCCTCCCGAAAGAGGGCGTGGTCATCCACAATCAAAACGGAGATAGGGCCAGGCGCCACCCGCTCCATATGGCTCCTTTCGGACCCCTCTCCCCTTTTACGTCCGCCCCCAAGGGTGGAGGCGCTCCCTCGCGTCACGGGAAATTGGGGGTTTTCCCCTATAGGTGCACACGCTCATCCTATCTATAATACTTGTAGCGTGTGCGGTGCGAGGAGTGTATGTCTGCGCCCGGACTCGACGACCTTTTCGCAAGCAATGGAGCAGACCGCCTCCTCCGGGCTATTGAGCAGGTGGCTTTGACCCACCTGTCTAGCCTTCCCACCTCGGCCATGATGGAGCGCCTGGCGGGTATCGTGGGCGAGGCCCTAGATGCCAGGGTGGTCATCATCCGCCGCTACGACCCGCACCAGAATGTCCTCGAGGCGGTGGCCTCCTGGGGCCTCCCCCTGCAAGAAGTTCCCTATCCCCGTATCGCCGTTGACCGGGATTTCCTCGGGCGTTTAAACGCCTTGCACACCTTCTCAGTTGTGCATACTGCCGAGTATCCCCACGACCCCGCCATTCGCACTCTAGCCGAACGGCTAGGGGTGCAAACCTCCCTGGGCGTTCCCTTGCGAGCAGGGGATACCTACCTGGGAAGCCTGCGCATCCACTTCCCTCTCAAGCGCACCTTCTCCCCTCAGGAGACGGCGCTCGTCCAAGCGGTGGCCGACCGCGTCGCCCAGGCGTTATATCACGCCCAGACCCTGGAGAGGGAACAGAGCGCCCGCCGCCACGCCGAGGCGCTCCTCGCCATCGCCCAAGCCGGCCTGGCCAATGCCCCCCTCTCCGAAGTCCTGCAGGGCCTGGCCACCGCCATTCACAAAGCCGTCCGTGCCGATGTGGTCATCCGCCTCTGGGACGAGTCCCAGCAGGGCCTTATCCTGGGAGCCTGCACCCCACCCACCCCGCCAGGCTGGACCCGCCCCCGTGTCCTCCCCCTGGACACCTTCGCCGGCAAGGCCTTTCGTGAAAACCGCACCCTTATCGCCACCCAGTTCTCCAGGGATGACCCCCTCTTTCGTCTTTTCCCCTCCACTTTCTGCGCTACCATTGCCATTCCTATTCCCGGTGGGGAACACCCCCTGGGCACCTTGGCTCTGTGTTGGACGCACCCCTACACCCCCACTGCGGACGAGCAAAACCTCCTGGAGACAGCAGCCGCTTTGGCCGGCCAAGCCATCCGCCGCTCCCAGGCCCTCGAACAGGAGTGCCAGGCGCGCCGCCATGCCGAGTCCCTCCTGGCCATTGCTAAAGCCGGCCTCGCCCATGCCCCCCTTCCCGATGTCCTGCAAGGTTTAGCCAAAGTCATCCTGGTCTCCCTGCAAGCAGACAGGGTCGTCCTCCGTCTGTGGAACGAAAAGACCCAAACCCTAGACCTCGCCGCCTTCGCCCCTGCCCTCCTGGAACCCATTCTCACCCCCCGCCACACTCACAGTCAGCAGACCTTTTCCCTGCGCGTGTTCCAGGAGAAGCGCACCCTGGCCCTTCCCGATATCGCCCATGACCCCATCGCCCGCTCCACCTTCCACCCCTCCATCGTCTCCACCCTAGGCACCCCCATCCTGAGCGACGGCTCCCCGCTAGGTGTCATCCATGTGGACTGGACTTCACCCCATACCCCTACGCCGAAGGAGCAGACCCTCCTGGAGACCGCCGCCGCCCTGGCTGGCCAGGCCATCCGACGGGCCACAGCCCTGGAACAGGAGCACCAGGCCCGCCGCTGGGCCGAAGCGTTGGCCCAGGTCCTGCAGGAAGGCACCCGCAGCGCCCCCCTCCCCCACATCCTCCAACGCATCCTGGTGCACATGGTCGCCTACTGGGGAGCAACGGGGGGCATCGTGCGCCTCCTGGACAAGGCCACCCAATCCCTTGTGGCTGTGGCCTGTGTGGGCTACCGCATGGAGGACCTCACCCCCCAGCCGATAGACGGCAGCGGCGGGGGACTCTCCCGCATTATCTTCGCCTCCCGCGCCACACGCCTCTACGGCTACGCCGACCTCCTGCAAGCCCGCTCCCTTACGGCTCTGCTCGGACACAAGATGCTCCTGGGAGCACCCCTGGAGATCCAGGGCGAGCCGGTCGGCGTCCTCCACCTGGACTGGAAAGAGGAGCGGGACTTCACCCCCGAGGATATAGAGCGTTTCACCCTCATGGTGCGCACCGCCTCCCAGGCGGTGGAGCGGGTTTGGCTGACGGAAAAGGCGCAACAACAGGCTCGAGCCCTTCAGTATCAGGCCGCTATCTTGGCTCAGGTGCAAGATATCATCACAGTTACCGACCTTGAGGGCAAGGTGCGGTACTGGTCTCCCGGGGCGGAACGGCTTCTGGGCATCCCCTCCTCCGCGACCCTGGGCGCATCCCTTTACTCCCTCCTGGGGGGCACACCCCAGGATTGGGAGGAGTGCGTGCGCCACATCGCCGCAGGGCGTATCCCCGCTACCCGCTCCTGCCCCGTCACCACCTCCGATGGCAAAACCTTGTGGCTAGAGTGCGCCATGTCGCCCTGGTACGGCAGCGAGGGCCGGGTGGAGGGCTATATCGTCGTCGGGCGGGATGTTACCCCGATGCGCAAGATGGAGATCCAGATGCTCCAACTGGAGAAGATGCGCGCCCTGGGGCAGATGGCCGCCGGCGTCGCCCACGATTTCAACAACTTCCTGGCCGTCATTATGGGGCAGGCCGAACTGGCCCTTATGGACAAGACCCTCTCCGCCCGCCAGCGCCAAGCCCTAGAAGCCATCCGCCGCGCCGCCGTGGACGGTGCCCAGGTGGTGCGCCGTCTAGCCACCCTTGCCCGCTTGCGCTCCGAAGGCCAGGCCGAACCCGTGGATGTGCAGAAGGTCTGCCGCGACGCCTTGGAGAGCACCCGCTTCGCCTGGCAGGAGCGGGCCGCCCGGCAAGGCGTTACCATCCACCTGGCCACCGCCTTCCAGGACACCCCCCCTGCCGCCTGCACCGAGTCCGAACTGCGCGAAGTGCTCATCAACCTCATCCTCAACGCCATTGATGCCATGCCCCAGGGCGGCACCCTCACCCTCTCCTGTTTCACAAAGGATGACCGTGTCTGCATCGCCGTCCAAGACACGGGCACGGGCATCCCCCCCGAGGTGCGCTCCCACCTGTTTGAACCCTTCTTCACCACCAAAGGCCCTAAGGGCACCGGGCTAGGCTTGGCCGTCTCCTACAGCATCATCAAGCGCTATGGCGGAGACATCAGCGTGGAGACCGAGGTGGGCAAAGGCTCCACCTTTACCGTGTCCCTGCCCGTCGCCCCCGCACCCTCAGAACAATCCCCCCATGCACAGCAACGCACCGCCGCCCCCCGCAGTTTGCACCTCCTGGTGGTGGAGGACGACCCCGCTGTCGCCGACATGCTGGAGCATATGCTCACCAGTTTGGGCCATCGGCCCCGGGTCTTCCGCGACCCCGCCAAAGCCCTGGAAGCCGTGGGCACCCAGGAGTGGGACGCCCTCGTGACCGACCTGGCCATGCCCGGCTTGACCGGGTGGGATGTGGCCACCTATGCCAAGAAGGCCCGCCCCACCCTCCCTGTCCTCCTGCTCACCGGGTACGGAGACCACATAGATCCCCACGAGGCCCAAGCCCACGGTGTAGACCGCGTCCTGGGGAAACCCCTCTCCCCCCAGGACCTGGCCTCTGCTTTGCTGGCCGTTGTGGAAGGGGGGAGCAAAGCCGCCCCGCGGGGGTAAGGCACCCCACGGCCCCTTCGAAGGGGTGCCCTATTTTATACACCGCCGACGCACCACCTGCACACCGGCACTGTGCAGGACACCGCTGGGCAAAGGAGGAGGAGCCTTGCGCACTACCACCCGCACCCCCTCCACCTGGGGAAAACGCGTTAGAACGCGGCGGGCTATCTCCTCCGCCAGAAACTCCAATAGCGTGGAGGGGGGCCCCAGCATCACCTCCTGCACCAGG
This region includes:
- a CDS encoding LLM class flavin-dependent oxidoreductase encodes the protein MVRFGLYVIPQHPVTDSPVRRFREAMHQVRLARDAGFDAIATGQHFLSPPYQSLQAVPFLARLAAETGTMRLVTGVLLLSMLNPVEVAESVATLDIISEGRVIFGVGLGYRDIEYEAFGVERRHRVGRFLEALDLVKRLWTQPQVTFESQHFRVREAVCTIRPLQKPYPPIWIAANNDSAILRAARLGHPWFINPHAALPTIERQMALYRQEVQRAGHTPPADIPLGRELFIAPTREEAWRLARPYLEGKYRAYAEWGQDRALPGQESFQVPFEELARERFILGTPEDAIAEIERYHQRLGANFFLFRVQWPGMENYHTLRVIELFGLHVIPYFRKKYGG
- a CDS encoding decaprenyl-phosphate phosphoribosyltransferase — translated: MYPRDNPHGETTTVSVPAVRSVGLRAWALVRALRPKQWAKNILVFLPFAFSVHERWSPDQPGEAALLLGQASLTFLLFCLLSSAVYLVNDAVDAPRDRLHPRKRYRPIASGALPVGVAWIAAGLLAVAGVAGSFVLGPGLGGVALIYLASTTAYTFLLKRLVLLDVMALSAGYILRAVAGAVALAAPISPWLYVVTGLGALLIGIGKRRNELALAQGSASHQRPVLGQYTLPLLDQLLAIAATSTLVAYILYTFTAPNAPRNHALMLTIPFVLFGLFRYLYLVYSRNMGEAPEDVLLTDKPILIAVGLWLLTAVVVLGLMR
- a CDS encoding PH domain-containing protein; the protein is MPARWFRPHIDWWLLVFPVGMLGVMFVLVLVLERGQDRLVGLFITGLGLAVVGGLFWGSGYQVESDRLVVRVGVFRWTVPLEGVHRVRRGGWVHLSSSFRVMRLRGAFSHRNLVLEVKGRFWHEVVVSPADERGFLETLRTYAPHIRIEVTP
- a CDS encoding PLP-dependent aminotransferase family protein, whose product is MCPFRYEGLFSQRTPAPVRRAPTHARYDFAVAYPDPDLLPLDDLAQAMAQALQAEGRSLALYPPAMGHEGLRDLIVEKLAEDRGIRTDRDHVLLTSGSMQGLNLIFEALLDPGDIVLTEDFFYLGTLRSLRRFGARVIGIPCDQQGMRMDALEETLATLKRFGLRPKLLYTIPTFQNPQGSELPVERRRRLIELAHAYGFPILEDDCYVDLRIEGDNIPAIASLPGADGAVLYASSFSKIVAPGVRLGWVVAPTEVMERLTTIKLDAGTNHLAAMVVYRYLREHRKPHVQELIDGLRRKRDAMLSALGEAFGPRAQWSRPRGGMYIWVRLREGADTAAVQEKALQAGVSYYNGSLFSPEGKGKNCLRLCFAYPKLEDIYEGVRVLGRFFEREGLL
- a CDS encoding response regulator transcription factor, which gives rise to MERVAPGPISVLIVDDHALFREGIKTVLSSQPDIQVVGEAGTGQEGIALARTLRPDVVLMDVRLPDMDGLEAARAVHTAVPTCRVIILTGLDDPEYLKRALLAGAAGYRLKSVSPESLVRDIRTIMDGGSIVDASLWPALVKALAASGPPLTPEEGQRIAALTPTEREVLRRMAQGQSNAQIAQDLHYSEGTVKNMIGRIFAKLGVGDRAQAVYLATRAGII
- the erpA gene encoding iron-sulfur cluster insertion protein ErpA — encoded protein: MVTPTKPLTITITPKAAEKVRYFAEKEGLQEFGLRVAVKGGGCSGLMYTLSLEKEPRPEDKVIEQHGIRLFVDKKSYVFLAGTTLDFTDGLNGKGFVFQNPNAKSVCGCGNSFSV
- a CDS encoding tail fiber domain-containing protein, producing NWYATIGGGVGNTASGDWATIGGGEGNTASWWYTTIGGGQFNTASGTLATIGGGQSNIASGTLATIGGGQSNTASGGAATIGGGERNTASWWYTTIGGGRYNTASADSATIGGGRYNTASADSATIGGGVGNTASGDWATIGGGQFNTASGTLATIGGGQSNTASGWSATIGGGQSNIASGAYATVPGGRGNTASGNYAFATGRRAQATHEGSFVWGDATDADVASSAPNQTTFRSTGGFRIFTNTALSTGVQVPAGGNSWASISDRALKDNLTPVDGQDVLRRLLGVPVYTYTLKSQDPSVKHMGPVAQDFARAFGLGEDERYIGSANADGVLMAALQGLALRLQEREAELARQKEEMDALKARLGTLEALVAALLTTSQRP
- the aceB gene encoding malate synthase A; amino-acid sequence: MTTGVIVLGKMTPAATHILTPEAQAFLADLAREFEAGRRALLQARVARQAEVDQGHLPDFRPETRGIREQPWRVPPAPKDLLNRRVEITGPTDRKMFINALNSGANIYMTDFEDAHSPAWEPTLEGQLNIYEGVRRTISFQEADGRVYRLNPETATLCVRPRGIHLPERHLLVDGQPIAGFLFDVGLFLFHNAHALLERGSGPYLYIPKLQGHLEARWVNQVLDYAEERLGLPKGCIRVTVLIEHIWATFEMEEILYQLRSRITGLNLGRWDYIFSVIKTFRAHPWALLPDRSAVTMTTPFLKAAAEMLVAVCHKRGAHALGGMSAYIPRRGDPGANERALAQVRADKEREAAQGFDGAWVAHPDLVPVVREVFDRAFSGPHQLDRIPEVRVTARDLLDLPKGDITEAGVRNNISVSLLYLQSWLLGRGAAAIYNLMEDTATAEIARSQIWQWLHFRARLADGRIVTPALYYTLRTEEAQKILQAQGHAQAEALSKAVDILDSLVTSPDCVEFLTLPAYRALG